The region TCATgactggccttttttttttttctttttttttttacatttgcagaAGTGAATCTCTTAGAAAACTGCAGAAACTCTGCTGATAGTGGAACGCTTCTAATTTCAGTTAATGTTGTCAAAGTCCACAGCGGccattagattttattttggcaATAATTGCTGGAGGGGGAACGTGCTAAGGTGGGGGTTTGTGTGGAATCAGTCAGCTGATTCAGAGTCATGTCCCTTTCCATACAGTGGGAAACTGACAGCCAAAGGCTGTTGACAGGTGGGATGACCTCTACCCATAATAACCTTTAGGCCTTCGCTGCTTTAGGTTGATAGTTGCACCTCAAGTAAAAGCTGGCGCCAGGTAAAATCTCAAGCAACTGAAAGTTGTGTTGAGATTCGATTGTGATATCTGAAGTAAACAGGTTTGTGTAGCCATTGTGTTCTTGGAGGATGAGAAAGAGAACCAAATTTGAATCAAAGGACATCCACTCGCCCCGCCCACTGCCGCCGCGGCCAACCAATCAGGCCAAAGAGTCGAAGTTCACGAGCGCTCTCGCGCTGGGTCTTCTTAAATGCCCTCTCCTCTAAGTTGGAGTCGGCCATTTCAACCCCACAGGCAGAACCCACCGACGACTGACCGCAGCAAAGATGACTGACACCGCTATTTCATTCGCCAAGGACTTCCTGGCCGGTGGCATTGCCGCGGCCATCTCCAAAACAGCTGTAGCCCCCATCGAGAGAGTCAAGCTTCTTCTCCAGGTGAGCGCACACGTTGTTACTTTTAAAGCTTTCAAGAGCTGCgtcatcagctcttttcacaTTCCAGTGATGGCGTAACTAGAAGTGATCCAGACGGGCTAATGATGCAGCGTTCATAGGATGTagctccaggctgctgcagacgCAGATGAACGAGCTTAATCCAGGACCTGTTGCGTAATTCAGCGTGGCTGCACTCAATCTGCTGCGTTACCAGCTGATGCACACGTCTCTGTTGCCGCTGAGATGCAGCCTTCCCAATTATTTGTCTTCACAACAAGCAGACAGGGTCAGGAGGTTTGGGCCTCAGGTTCTGCATTTAGACCGAGCTcaggtgcgggggggggggggggctgcaaacTTGCTTTGACTGGATGCCTGTGGTGGATGAAAGGGGACACACGGACGAGAATCATGGGAGTCATTGTCTTCCGTGGCTAAAAGCAGCTGCTTTGCTTCTCTCACGCTCCGCTTCATCTGTGCTGTCATCACAGGTACAACATGCAAGCAAGCAGATTGCAGTGGACCAGCAGTACAAAGGGATCATCGACTGCGTTGTCCGTATTCCCAAAGAGCAGGGATTCCTCTCCTTCTGGAGAGGGAACCTGGCCAATGTCATCCGGTACTTCCCCACGCAGGCCCTCAACTTTGCTTTCAAGGACAAATACAAGAAGATTTTCCTTGACGGTGTAGACAAGCACACCCAGTTCTGGAGATACTTTGCAGGCAACCTGGCGTCTGGCGGCGCCGCCGGGGCCACCTCGCTCTGTTTCGTCTACCCCCTCGACTTCGCCAGAACGCGTCTGGCTGCCGACGTGGGCAAAGCCTCGACGGAGCGCGAGTTCAAAGGCCTGGGTGACTGTCTGGTGAAGATCAGCAAGTCTGACGGCATCAAGGGTCTGTACCAGGGCTTCAGCGTCTCTGTCCAGGGCATCATCATCTACAGAGCGGCTTACTTTGGCGTGTACGACACGGCCAAGGGTGAGTTTTGGGTTTGAGGCATGGAAAAGCCGGGATTCCCACGTACTTCTCCGACATTCCGTGACTGTCCTGGTTCCGTTTCTCTTGCAGGAATGCTTCCCGAccccaagaacacacacattgttGTGAGCTGGATGATCGCCCAGACGGTGACGGCGGTGGCCGGCCTCGTGTCCTACCCCTTCGACACCGTCCGTCGGCGCATGATGATGCAGTCTGGGCGCAAAGGAGGTGACGTTGGCAACATGAAGCATGACTTTCCAATCCTTGCATGGAAAAAGTTGGCCATCTTTTTAAATCTGCACTTTCTCCTGGTCAGCTGACATCATGTACACCGGCACCATGGACTGCTGGAGGAAGATCGCGCGTGATGAGGGCACCAACGCCTTCTTCAAGGGAGCCTGGTCTAATGTGCT is a window of Takifugu rubripes chromosome 14, fTakRub1.2, whole genome shotgun sequence DNA encoding:
- the slc25a5 gene encoding ADP/ATP translocase 2; the protein is MTDTAISFAKDFLAGGIAAAISKTAVAPIERVKLLLQVQHASKQIAVDQQYKGIIDCVVRIPKEQGFLSFWRGNLANVIRYFPTQALNFAFKDKYKKIFLDGVDKHTQFWRYFAGNLASGGAAGATSLCFVYPLDFARTRLAADVGKASTEREFKGLGDCLVKISKSDGIKGLYQGFSVSVQGIIIYRAAYFGVYDTAKGMLPDPKNTHIVVSWMIAQTVTAVAGLVSYPFDTVRRRMMMQSGRKGADIMYTGTMDCWRKIARDEGTNAFFKGAWSNVLRGMGGAFVLVLYDELKKVI